The proteins below are encoded in one region of Sphingobium yanoikuyae:
- a CDS encoding UrcA family protein — MFATAKIITAVSAAAALLAGSGIASAEEFTSNGRTTEVRFGDLDLTRHADQQELRTRISRAASRVCFSTDINTMSACRSAAIAQVEAPIATAIARAQTNERYADAKDARPVVGN, encoded by the coding sequence ATGTTCGCCACCGCCAAGATCATCACTGCCGTGAGTGCCGCCGCCGCCCTGCTGGCCGGTTCCGGCATCGCTTCGGCCGAGGAGTTCACGTCCAACGGCCGCACCACCGAGGTCCGCTTCGGTGACCTGGACCTCACGCGCCACGCCGACCAGCAGGAACTGCGCACCCGCATCTCCCGTGCGGCCAGCCGGGTCTGCTTCAGCACCGACATCAACACCATGAGCGCATGCCGTTCCGCCGCGATCGCCCAGGTCGAGGCGCCGATCGCGACCGCCATCGCCCGCGCCCAGACCAACGAGCGCTATGCCGATGCGAAGGATGCCCGGCCGGTGGTAGGCAACTGA
- a CDS encoding phosphotransferase family protein codes for MTLPDPSTFIAEGASAAVYRLDGGRVLKLCHEGVDPSIIRREYVTAEMIQATGLPAARLFGRCEAGGRQGIIYSEIEGPNLLHYIWRHPHWVGWAMRAMAQLQAHIHRQPVPMLRSRKAILTEDIEMAPIGARLRAAAIDRLDQLGEGDMLSHGDLHPANLIVSGEGLVAIDWSKAARAMPAPMWCAARC; via the coding sequence ATGACGTTGCCCGATCCTTCCACCTTCATTGCCGAGGGCGCCTCCGCCGCGGTCTATCGGCTGGACGGGGGGCGGGTGCTCAAGCTGTGCCACGAGGGTGTCGACCCGTCGATCATTCGCCGCGAATATGTGACGGCAGAGATGATCCAGGCGACCGGCCTGCCGGCGGCGCGGCTGTTCGGCCGGTGCGAGGCCGGCGGGCGGCAAGGCATCATCTATAGCGAGATAGAGGGCCCCAACCTGCTCCATTATATCTGGCGCCATCCGCATTGGGTGGGCTGGGCGATGCGGGCGATGGCGCAGTTGCAGGCGCATATCCATCGACAGCCGGTGCCGATGCTGCGCAGCCGCAAGGCGATATTGACCGAGGATATCGAAATGGCGCCGATCGGTGCGCGGTTGCGTGCGGCGGCGATCGACCGGCTGGACCAGCTGGGCGAGGGCGACATGCTGTCGCATGGCGACCTGCATCCGGCCAATCTGATCGTCAGTGGCGAGGGGCTGGTGGCGATCGACTGGTCGAAGGCGGCGCGGGCGATGCCGGCGCCGATGTGGTGCGCAGCGAGATGCTGA
- the uvrA gene encoding excinuclease ABC subunit UvrA: MSLTHISVRGAREHNLKGVDVDLPRDSLIVITGLSGSGKSSLAFDTIYAEGQRRYVESLSAYARQFLEMMQKPDVEHIEGLSPAISIEQKTTSRNPRSTVATVTEIYDYMRLLWARVGIPYSPATGEPISAQTVSQMVDRVMLLPEGTRFYLLAPVVRGRKGEYRKELAEWQKAGYTRVRIDGELYLIEDAPALDKKYKHDIEVVVDRLAVNADMATRLADSFEQALKLADGLAFVDLAEGVVPGREDEAQSAGKMKNAGIPANRIVFSEKFACPVSGFTIPEIEPRLFSFNAPMGACPACDGLGERQEFDPELVVPNEALSLKKGAVVPWAKSNPPSPYYMQVLGSLAKEFGFSLDTPWADLPGEVKLIILHGTGGKPVTLRFVDGKKSYEVKKPFEGVIGNLNRRLLQTESAWMREELSKYQTAMPCETCHGARLKPEALAVKIAGEDISVSTRRSVVDALAFFTAMPDALNEQQNQIARAILKEIVERLGFLNNVGLDYLNLDRTSGTLSGGESQRIRLASQIGSGLSGVLYVLDEPSIGLHQRDNDRLLVTLKRLRDLGNSVVVVEHDEDAIRAADYIVDMGPGAGVHGGTIVAQGTLPELLAHKESLTADYLNGTRRIEVPAKRRKGSGKKLTVHNARANNLTGVTASIPLSTFTCITGVSGSGKSSFTIDTLYAASARTLNGARIVAGPHDKITGLENCDKVIDIDQSPIGRTPRSNPATYTGAFTNIRDWFAGLPEAQARGYKPGRFSFNVKGGRCEACQGDGVLKIEMHFLPDVYVTCDVCHGARYNRETLEVKFKGMSIADVLDMTVEDAVEFFKAVPPIRDKMAMLAEVGLGYIKVGQQATTLSGGEAQRVKLAKELSRRATGNTLYILDEPTTGLHFEDVRKLLEVLHALVEQGNSVVVIEHNLDVIKTADYIIDMGPEGGVKGGEVVAQGTPEQVVKEPRSFTGRYLAPLLGLEAVAAE, encoded by the coding sequence ATGAGTCTGACCCACATCTCCGTACGCGGCGCGCGCGAGCACAACCTCAAGGGCGTGGATGTCGATCTGCCCCGCGACAGCCTGATCGTCATCACCGGCCTCTCGGGCTCGGGCAAGTCCAGCCTCGCCTTCGACACCATCTATGCCGAGGGGCAGCGCCGCTATGTGGAGTCGCTCTCCGCCTATGCGCGCCAGTTCCTCGAGATGATGCAGAAGCCCGATGTCGAGCATATCGAGGGCCTCTCCCCCGCCATCTCGATCGAGCAGAAGACCACCAGCCGCAACCCGCGCTCCACGGTCGCGACCGTCACCGAGATATACGACTATATGCGCCTGCTCTGGGCGCGCGTCGGCATCCCCTATTCGCCCGCGACCGGCGAGCCAATCAGCGCCCAGACCGTCAGCCAGATGGTAGACCGGGTGATGCTCCTGCCCGAAGGCACCCGTTTCTACCTGCTCGCCCCGGTCGTGCGCGGCCGCAAGGGCGAATATCGCAAGGAACTGGCCGAGTGGCAGAAGGCGGGCTACACCCGCGTCCGCATCGACGGCGAACTCTACCTGATCGAGGATGCCCCCGCCCTCGACAAGAAATACAAGCATGACATCGAGGTCGTGGTCGATCGCCTGGCGGTCAATGCCGACATGGCCACCCGCCTCGCCGACAGTTTCGAGCAGGCGTTGAAGCTCGCCGACGGTCTCGCCTTTGTCGACCTGGCCGAGGGCGTGGTCCCCGGCCGCGAGGACGAAGCCCAGTCCGCGGGCAAGATGAAGAATGCCGGCATCCCCGCCAACCGCATCGTCTTTTCCGAGAAATTCGCCTGCCCGGTCAGCGGCTTCACCATTCCGGAGATCGAGCCGCGCCTCTTCTCCTTCAACGCGCCGATGGGCGCCTGCCCGGCCTGCGATGGCCTGGGCGAGCGGCAGGAGTTCGACCCCGAACTGGTCGTCCCCAACGAAGCCCTCTCCCTGAAGAAGGGCGCCGTCGTCCCCTGGGCCAAGTCCAACCCGCCCAGCCCCTACTACATGCAGGTGCTCGGCTCCCTCGCCAAGGAATTCGGCTTCTCCCTCGACACCCCCTGGGCCGATCTGCCGGGCGAAGTGAAGCTCATCATCCTCCACGGCACCGGCGGCAAGCCCGTCACCCTGCGCTTCGTCGACGGCAAGAAAAGCTATGAGGTCAAGAAGCCGTTCGAGGGCGTGATCGGCAACCTCAACCGCCGCCTGCTCCAGACCGAAAGCGCCTGGATGCGCGAGGAACTGAGCAAATATCAGACCGCCATGCCCTGCGAGACCTGCCACGGCGCCCGCCTCAAGCCCGAGGCGCTGGCGGTCAAGATCGCCGGCGAGGACATCTCCGTCTCCACCCGCCGCTCGGTGGTGGACGCGCTCGCCTTCTTCACCGCGATGCCCGATGCGCTCAATGAGCAGCAGAACCAGATCGCCCGCGCCATCCTCAAGGAAATTGTCGAGCGCCTCGGCTTCCTCAACAATGTCGGCCTCGACTATCTGAACCTCGACCGCACATCCGGCACCCTGTCGGGCGGCGAAAGCCAGCGCATCCGCCTCGCCAGCCAGATCGGCTCGGGCCTCTCGGGCGTCCTCTACGTCCTCGACGAACCCTCGATCGGCCTGCACCAGCGCGACAATGACCGGCTGCTCGTCACCCTGAAACGCCTGCGCGACCTCGGCAACAGCGTCGTCGTCGTCGAGCATGATGAGGATGCGATCCGCGCCGCCGACTATATTGTCGACATGGGGCCGGGCGCCGGCGTCCATGGCGGCACCATCGTCGCCCAGGGCACCCTGCCCGAACTGTTGGCGCACAAGGAAAGCCTGACCGCAGACTATCTCAACGGCACCCGCCGCATCGAGGTGCCCGCCAAGCGCCGCAAGGGCTCTGGCAAGAAGCTCACCGTCCACAATGCCCGCGCCAACAACCTCACCGGCGTCACCGCGTCGATACCCTTAAGCACCTTCACCTGCATCACCGGCGTGTCGGGATCGGGCAAGTCCAGCTTCACCATCGACACCCTCTACGCCGCCAGCGCCCGCACCCTCAACGGCGCTCGCATCGTCGCCGGCCCGCATGACAAGATCACGGGCCTGGAAAATTGCGACAAGGTGATCGACATCGACCAGTCGCCGATCGGCCGCACCCCGCGCTCCAACCCGGCCACCTATACCGGCGCCTTCACCAATATCCGCGACTGGTTCGCCGGCCTCCCCGAAGCGCAGGCGCGCGGCTACAAGCCGGGCCGTTTCAGCTTCAACGTCAAGGGCGGCCGCTGCGAAGCCTGCCAGGGCGACGGCGTGCTCAAGATCGAGATGCACTTCCTCCCCGACGTCTATGTCACCTGCGACGTCTGCCACGGCGCCCGCTACAACCGCGAGACGCTGGAGGTGAAGTTCAAGGGGATGAGCATCGCCGACGTGCTCGACATGACGGTCGAGGATGCGGTCGAATTCTTCAAGGCCGTGCCGCCGATCCGCGACAAGATGGCGATGCTCGCCGAAGTGGGCCTTGGCTATATCAAGGTCGGCCAGCAAGCCACCACCCTGTCGGGCGGCGAAGCCCAGCGCGTCAAGCTCGCCAAGGAATTGTCGCGCCGCGCCACCGGCAACACCCTCTATATCCTCGACGAACCCACCACCGGCCTGCATTTCGAGGATGTCCGCAAGCTGCTGGAAGTCCTCCACGCCCTGGTCGAACAGGGCAACAGCGTCGTGGTGATCGAACATAATCTCGATGTCATCAAGACGGCGGATTATATTATCGACATGGGACCGGAAGGCGGGGTCAAGGGCGGCGAGGTCGTCGCGCAAGGCACGCCGGAGCAGGTGGTGAAGGAGCCGAGGAGCTTTACCGGACGCTATCTGGCGCCGTTGCTGGGGCTGGAGGCTGTGGCGGCGGAATAG
- a CDS encoding sensor histidine kinase — translation MTFPTEEGPRGVSPTAALYSIIGFWFFYAILISVRALVVGFDYQGEMAARRAVVTLIGIIVTWILYLAIRRFDAKPLAVRIVAAFSLAAPFALAMAVANYYVFNIYDPMGMFPDMDQQKYEAQSHALIYIVDDAVSRYFFLSAWAGLYLGLSYASEAHRTERRAARLERAAQQAELRSLRYQVNPHFLFNTLNSLSSLVMKDRRDEAEQMIMSLSNFYRTSLTGDPLDDVQLEEEVHLQKLYLDIEAVRFPDRLATRIDIPADLLTACVPGLILQPLVENAIKYGVSRTSSPVAITIRAREEHGLLHLTVADNGDKPPSPGDGGSGIGLANVRDRLSARFGDQGRIDYGPQADGGFAVNLFLPLNRRGC, via the coding sequence ATGACATTTCCCACCGAAGAGGGGCCGCGCGGCGTTTCGCCGACCGCCGCCCTCTACTCCATCATCGGCTTCTGGTTCTTCTACGCGATCCTCATCAGCGTGCGGGCGCTGGTGGTGGGCTTCGACTATCAGGGCGAAATGGCCGCCCGCCGCGCCGTGGTGACGTTGATCGGCATCATCGTGACCTGGATTCTCTATCTGGCGATACGCCGGTTCGATGCCAAGCCGCTGGCGGTTCGCATCGTCGCCGCCTTCTCGCTCGCCGCGCCCTTCGCGCTCGCGATGGCGGTCGCCAACTATTATGTATTCAACATCTATGACCCGATGGGCATGTTTCCCGACATGGACCAGCAGAAATATGAGGCCCAGTCCCATGCGCTGATCTATATCGTCGATGACGCCGTCAGCCGCTATTTCTTCCTGTCCGCCTGGGCCGGCCTCTATCTCGGCCTCTCCTATGCCAGCGAGGCGCATCGCACCGAACGCCGCGCCGCCCGGCTGGAACGTGCCGCGCAGCAGGCCGAACTGCGCTCGCTGCGCTATCAGGTGAACCCGCATTTCCTGTTCAACACGCTGAACTCGCTTTCCTCCCTGGTGATGAAGGACCGGCGCGACGAGGCCGAACAGATGATCATGTCGCTCTCCAATTTCTACCGCACCAGCCTCACCGGCGATCCGCTCGATGACGTGCAACTGGAAGAGGAAGTCCATCTCCAGAAACTCTATCTGGATATCGAGGCGGTGCGCTTCCCCGACCGGCTGGCCACCCGGATCGACATTCCCGCCGACCTGCTGACCGCCTGCGTGCCGGGCCTGATCCTCCAGCCCTTGGTCGAAAATGCGATCAAATATGGCGTGTCGCGCACCTCCAGCCCGGTCGCCATAACCATCCGCGCGCGCGAGGAGCATGGCCTGCTGCACCTCACCGTCGCCGACAATGGCGACAAGCCGCCCAGCCCCGGCGATGGCGGCAGCGGCATTGGCCTCGCCAATGTGCGCGACCGCCTGTCCGCCCGCTTTGGCGATCAGGGCCGGATCGACTATGGTCCGCAGGCCGATGGCGGCTTTGCCGTCAATCTCTTCCTTCCGCTCAACCGCCGGGGGTGCTGA
- a CDS encoding LytR/AlgR family response regulator transcription factor produces MSIRTMIVDDEPLAVERLQMLCAREPRIALVGTANDGEAALRLVEALKPDLLLLDIAMPLLDGIGVARAISQMGIRPAIIFVTAFESFAVEAFDLAAVDYLLKPVAHDRLTRAVDRVEQALRSRDGEDGATPASAEPAPEWAEEFWVPHRSELVRIAADQIDRIEAERDYMRLHVGAHSYLLHQTISSLEERLDPQAFVRLHRSHIVRRPHIARLRHDGSGVWFAALADGNEIRIGRTYLANARAMTGR; encoded by the coding sequence ATGTCCATCCGCACCATGATCGTCGATGATGAGCCGCTCGCGGTCGAGCGATTGCAGATGCTGTGCGCACGCGAACCGCGCATCGCGCTGGTCGGCACCGCCAATGATGGCGAGGCGGCGTTGCGCCTGGTCGAGGCCCTCAAGCCCGACCTGCTGCTGCTCGACATCGCCATGCCGCTGCTCGACGGCATCGGCGTCGCCCGCGCGATCAGCCAGATGGGCATCCGCCCTGCGATCATCTTCGTCACCGCCTTCGAAAGCTTCGCGGTCGAGGCGTTCGATCTCGCCGCGGTCGATTATCTGCTGAAACCCGTTGCCCATGATCGCCTGACCCGCGCGGTTGACCGGGTCGAACAGGCGCTGCGCAGCCGCGATGGCGAGGATGGTGCTACGCCCGCCTCGGCCGAACCGGCGCCCGAATGGGCCGAGGAATTCTGGGTGCCGCACCGCTCCGAACTGGTCCGCATCGCCGCCGACCAGATCGACCGGATCGAGGCGGAGCGCGACTATATGCGCCTCCATGTCGGCGCCCACTCCTATCTGCTGCACCAGACCATCAGTTCGCTGGAGGAACGGCTCGATCCGCAGGCGTTCGTCCGCCTGCACCGCTCGCATATCGTCCGCCGCCCGCATATCGCGCGGCTGCGCCACGACGGCAGCGGCGTCTGGTTCGCGGCGCTGGCCGACGGCAACGAGATCCGCATCGGCCGCACCTATCTCGCCAACGCCAGAGCGATGACGGGACGCTGA
- a CDS encoding alpha/beta hydrolase: MPDVIFPGPEGRLEGRFSPPPRPRAPVAMILHPHPQGGGTMNDRITQALYKTFVKRGFAVLRFNFRGVGRSQGTFDNGIGELSDAAAALDWVQSFHPEAQTTWIAGFSFGAWIGMQLLMRRPEIRGFISVAPPANMYDFSFLAPCPSSGIIVQGTADEVVTASAVQKLVDKLRTQKGITIHHDEIKGANHFFEHELDQLMKSVDNYLDMRLSPDSPIR, from the coding sequence ATGCCCGACGTCATTTTCCCCGGACCCGAAGGTCGCCTCGAAGGCCGCTTCAGCCCCCCGCCCCGCCCGCGCGCGCCGGTCGCCATGATCCTGCACCCGCATCCGCAGGGCGGCGGCACGATGAACGACCGCATCACCCAGGCACTCTACAAGACCTTCGTGAAGCGCGGCTTTGCCGTGTTGCGCTTCAACTTCCGCGGCGTCGGCCGCAGCCAGGGCACGTTCGACAATGGCATTGGCGAACTCAGCGATGCCGCAGCGGCGCTCGACTGGGTGCAGAGCTTCCACCCCGAAGCGCAGACCACCTGGATCGCCGGCTTCTCCTTCGGCGCGTGGATCGGCATGCAGCTGCTGATGCGTCGCCCGGAAATCCGCGGCTTCATCTCGGTCGCGCCGCCGGCCAACATGTATGATTTCTCCTTCCTGGCACCCTGCCCCTCGTCGGGCATCATCGTCCAGGGCACGGCGGACGAAGTGGTGACCGCCAGCGCGGTGCAGAAGCTGGTCGACAAGCTGCGCACCCAGAAGGGCATCACCATCCATCATGACGAGATCAAGGGGGCCAACCACTTCTTCGAGCATGAGCTGGACCAGCTGATGAAGTCGGTCGACAATTATCTCGACATGCGCCTGTCGCCGGACTCGCCGATCCGCTGA
- a CDS encoding OprO/OprP family phosphate-selective porin produces MRARLPGTSLVIMAMLMAGGLYAPDAWAQSTESLYEPIGHHSGGDVHAVDETPSYVVPDFAPAKAADPNKELPFFKIRLGLSLIGDWTDFSQDAVNESQIGRQDNEFQVRSARLSLIGSVGGDYRVSYQLSGEYKGFDTNPEQKWKLTDASLTFPLGSRTKMTLGKTKETFSYEMVGDSANLPHSERVLTPFFTSRNFGVRFVQVLGANKAATFSAGAYKDSWDFGSSTDRGWDYSARMTGLIWDRPDHNEFLHVGVAYRHAAADGTIRYSGRAETNVGDVAIDTGKFAAQSSDGFAGEALLNVGPVSFLGEYILNRTNSREFRDPVFHGWYVTGSWILTGETRPYDRNVGYARRVIPKGRWGAPELVARYSEMDLDDNGIEGGRFKKTMLGLNWWATTRWKFGATWGHTWLDRFGERGESDTVLTRIQWIY; encoded by the coding sequence ATGCGCGCGCGTCTTCCCGGCACTTCGCTCGTCATCATGGCAATGCTGATGGCCGGAGGGCTATATGCGCCGGACGCCTGGGCGCAGAGCACGGAATCGCTCTACGAACCGATCGGCCATCATAGCGGCGGCGACGTGCATGCGGTGGACGAGACGCCGAGCTATGTCGTCCCCGATTTCGCGCCAGCCAAGGCCGCCGACCCGAACAAGGAACTGCCCTTCTTCAAGATCCGGCTGGGCCTGTCGCTGATCGGCGACTGGACCGATTTCAGCCAGGATGCGGTCAATGAAAGCCAGATCGGCCGGCAGGACAACGAGTTTCAGGTGCGATCGGCGCGGCTCAGCCTGATCGGATCGGTCGGCGGCGACTATCGGGTAAGCTATCAGCTCAGCGGCGAATATAAGGGGTTCGACACCAACCCCGAGCAGAAATGGAAGCTGACCGATGCGTCGCTGACCTTTCCGCTGGGCAGCCGCACCAAGATGACGCTGGGCAAGACCAAGGAGACATTTTCCTACGAAATGGTCGGGGATTCGGCGAACCTGCCGCATAGCGAGCGCGTGCTGACGCCCTTTTTCACATCACGCAATTTCGGCGTCCGCTTCGTCCAGGTGCTGGGCGCGAACAAGGCGGCGACCTTTTCGGCGGGTGCCTACAAGGATAGCTGGGATTTCGGCAGCTCGACCGATCGTGGCTGGGACTATTCGGCGCGCATGACCGGGCTGATCTGGGACCGGCCGGATCATAATGAATTCCTGCATGTCGGCGTGGCCTATCGCCATGCCGCGGCGGACGGCACGATCCGCTACAGCGGCCGGGCGGAAACCAATGTCGGCGACGTCGCGATCGACACCGGGAAATTCGCAGCACAGAGCAGCGACGGCTTTGCCGGCGAGGCGCTGCTGAATGTCGGGCCGGTGTCGTTCCTGGGCGAATATATATTGAACCGGACCAATTCGCGCGAATTTCGCGATCCGGTCTTCCATGGCTGGTATGTCACCGGCAGTTGGATATTGACCGGCGAAACCCGGCCCTATGACCGCAATGTCGGCTATGCCCGGCGCGTCATCCCCAAGGGCCGCTGGGGCGCGCCGGAACTGGTGGCGCGCTATTCGGAAATGGACCTGGACGATAATGGCATCGAGGGTGGCCGTTTCAAGAAGACGATGCTGGGCCTCAACTGGTGGGCGACGACGCGCTGGAAATTCGGCGCGACCTGGGGCCATACCTGGCTCGACCGGTTCGGCGAGCGCGGCGAGAGCGACACGGTGCTGACCCGCATCCAGTGGATCTACTGA
- a CDS encoding autotransporter domain-containing protein has translation MTYWRLHWHAGVLSVAGSVAGMTLATTGAMAQSETPAGRIIFLGWTEGKDHSVWLSGVDPGEFFVVFPETGERVDSWTQPDTGLHLTVSPIVRENGGTHNLFAHIRTEYAEYDNFVDSADQHPGGINFPDHWNRPDPELPDLITPELRPNPDTVTPGLRPLPDTVTPGLRPNPDLITPGLRPLPETVTPELRPSPDTVTPGLRPDPDTVTPGLRPDPDTVTPGLRPDPDTVTPGLRPDPDTVTPGLRPDPDTVTPGLRPDPDTVTPGLRPDPDTVTPGLRPDPDTVTPGLRPDPDTVTPGLRPDPDTVTPGLRPDPDTVTPGLRPDPDTVTPGLRPDPDTVTPGLRPDPDTVTPGLRPDPDTVTPGLRPDPDTVTPGLRPDPDTVTPGLRPDPDTVTPGLRPDPDTVTPGLRPDPDTVTPGLRPDPDTVTPGLRPDPDTVTPGLRPDPDTVTPGLRPDPDTVTPGLRPDPDTVTPGLRPDPDTVTPGLRPDPDTVTPGLRPDPDTVTPGLRPDPDTVTPGLRPDPDTVTPGLRPDPDTVTPGLRPDPDTVTPGLRPDPDVGGPTVRPLQRPRPETLPPIAPTGVAPGRDERRPMLMTADEVCRAGREGRLRGDPQLVEKACRIAANARRRWTAWGEWSYSTLKDDRSGARTRGSANQYNIGLDRWIDKRTVAGLAIQFGNSDYKSFNGGMRQQADSITVKPYMVHRMANSDVVLDASIGFNFGEYEQHVLMLSGKHDSFTLSGTIGMSAQRPIGSFLLRPRLSWSYASIWHDNYVLQGQVGNIDLRVLQGDARYDYGAVATSLEISRPFRSDDMVITPYVEGGVDFAYLRPNGGRVLGPDLRLIATTPATGSVRFGTRIQLRGNVALIGSGEYYGIGSGGLSSWQWRGNLSFRF, from the coding sequence ATGACCTATTGGCGGCTCCATTGGCATGCGGGCGTCCTGAGCGTGGCGGGCAGCGTCGCGGGCATGACATTGGCGACGACGGGGGCCATGGCCCAGAGCGAGACGCCCGCGGGGCGGATCATCTTCCTGGGCTGGACCGAGGGCAAGGACCATTCGGTGTGGCTGTCCGGCGTCGATCCGGGCGAGTTTTTCGTCGTCTTTCCCGAGACCGGGGAACGGGTGGACAGTTGGACCCAGCCCGATACCGGCCTGCACCTGACGGTATCGCCCATCGTGCGGGAAAATGGCGGCACCCATAATCTGTTCGCCCATATCCGCACCGAATATGCGGAATATGACAATTTCGTCGATTCGGCCGACCAGCATCCGGGCGGCATCAATTTCCCCGATCACTGGAACCGGCCCGACCCGGAACTGCCCGATCTGATCACGCCGGAATTGCGGCCGAACCCGGACACGGTGACGCCGGGGCTGCGCCCCCTGCCGGATACGGTAACGCCGGGGTTGCGCCCCAATCCGGATTTGATCACGCCCGGATTGCGGCCCTTGCCCGAGACCGTGACGCCGGAACTGCGGCCGAGCCCCGACACGGTGACGCCGGGTCTGCGGCCCGATCCGGATACGGTGACGCCGGGCTTGCGGCCTGACCCGGATACGGTGACGCCGGGGCTGCGGCCTGATCCTGATACGGTGACGCCGGGACTGCGGCCCGATCCCGATACGGTGACACCGGGTCTGCGGCCCGATCCCGATACGGTGACGCCGGGCTTGCGGCCTGACCCGGATACGGTGACGCCGGGGCTGCGGCCTGACCCGGATACGGTGACGCCGGGCCTGCGACCCGATCCGGATACGGTGACGCCGGGCTTGCGGCCTGATCCGGACACGGTGACGCCGGGCTTGCGTCCTGATCCTGACACGGTGACACCGGGACTGCGGCCTGATCCTGATACGGTGACGCCGGGCCTGCGGCCTGACCCGGACACGGTCACGCCGGGCTTGCGGCCCGATCCGGATACGGTGACGCCGGGTTTGCGGCCTGATCCGGACACGGTGACGCCGGGCTTGCGACCTGATCCGGACACGGTGACGCCGGGCCTGCGGCCTGATCCGGATACGGTGACGCCGGGTTTGCGGCCCGATCCGGATACGGTGACGCCGGGCCTGCGGCCTGATCCGGATACGGTGACGCCGGGCCTGCGTCCTGATCCGGATACGGTGACGCCGGGTTTACGGCCTGATCCTGACACGGTGACGCCGGGCCTGCGGCCTGATCCGGACACGGTGACGCCGGGCTTGCGGCCTGATCCGGATACGGTGACGCCGGGTTTGCGTCCTGATCCTGACACGGTGACGCCGGGACTGCGGCCTGATCCGGACACGGTGACACCGGGCTTGCGACCTGATCCCGATACGGTGACGCCGGGCTTGCGTCCTGATCCGGACACGGTGACGCCGGGGCTGCGACCTGATCCGGATACGGTGACGCCGGGGCTGCGACCTGATCCGGATACGGTGACGCCGGGCTTGCGGCCCGATCCGGATACGGTGACACCGGGCTTGCGGCCCGATCCGGATACGGTGACGCCGGGACTGCGTCCTGATCCGGACACGGTGACGCCGGGGCTGCGTCCTGATCCCGACACGGTGACGCCAGGACTGCGGCCCGATCCGGATGTGGGCGGGCCGACCGTGCGGCCGTTGCAGCGGCCGCGCCCCGAGACGCTGCCGCCGATCGCGCCGACCGGTGTCGCGCCGGGCCGTGATGAGCGGCGCCCGATGCTGATGACCGCCGATGAAGTCTGCCGGGCCGGGCGCGAAGGCCGGTTGCGGGGTGATCCGCAACTGGTCGAGAAGGCCTGCCGGATTGCAGCCAATGCCCGCCGGCGCTGGACCGCCTGGGGAGAATGGAGCTATTCGACGCTGAAGGATGACCGTTCCGGCGCCCGGACCAGGGGCAGCGCGAACCAGTATAATATTGGCCTGGATCGCTGGATCGACAAGCGCACCGTTGCCGGCCTGGCCATCCAGTTCGGCAATTCGGATTATAAATCCTTCAATGGCGGCATGCGCCAGCAGGCTGATTCCATCACGGTGAAGCCATACATGGTGCATCGGATGGCAAATTCGGACGTGGTGTTGGATGCCAGCATCGGCTTCAACTTCGGCGAATATGAACAGCATGTGCTGATGCTGTCGGGCAAGCATGACAGCTTCACCCTGTCGGGCACGATCGGGATGAGCGCGCAGCGCCCGATCGGCAGCTTCCTGCTGCGGCCCCGCCTGTCGTGGAGCTATGCCAGCATCTGGCACGATAATTATGTGCTGCAGGGGCAGGTGGGCAATATCGACCTGCGCGTGCTGCAGGGCGATGCGCGCTATGATTATGGTGCGGTGGCGACGTCGCTGGAGATCAGCCGGCCGTTCCGATCGGATGACATGGTCATCACCCCCTATGTCGAGGGTGGCGTCGATTTTGCCTATCTGCGCCCCAATGGCGGTCGTGTCCTGGGGCCGGACCTGCGCCTGATCGCGACCACGCCGGCGACCGGATCGGTCCGGTTCGGCACGCGTATCCAGTTGCGCGGCAATGTCGCGCTGATCGGATCGGGCGAATATTATGGGATCGGATCGGGCGGCCTGTCGAGCTGGCAGTGGCGGGGGAATCTGTCCTTCCGCTTCTAG